A window of Lepidochelys kempii isolate rLepKem1 chromosome 1, rLepKem1.hap2, whole genome shotgun sequence contains these coding sequences:
- the SLN gene encoding sarcolipin, translated as MDRSTQELFLNFMIVLITVLLMWILVKSYQE; from the coding sequence ATGGACCGATCCACGCAAGAGCTTTTCCTCAACTTCATGATTGTCCTCATAACTGTGCTCCTCATGTGGATTCTGGTGAAATCTTATCAGGAATAA